The Rhodovastum atsumiense genome segment CAGCCTCGGTCAACGGACATGCCAATGAAGTCGCGCATGCCTCCGCGGAAACGCTCACCAATGCCCAGACGGTTGCCGCCGCCACCGAAGAACTCGCGGCTTCGATCCGTGAGATCGCCAGCCGCGTCAGCCATGCCAGCGGCATCACCCGCGAAGCAGTGCGGGAAAGCAACGACACCCAGGAAACGATGACGCGCCTGCGCACCGAAGTCGCGCGTATCGACCAGATCGCCGCACTCATCGCCGACATTGCCGGACAGACCAATCTGCTTGCCTTGAATGCGACCATCGAAGCAGCACGCGCAGGTGAGGCGGGGCGTGGCTTTGCAGTGGTGGCCGCCGAGGTGAAGAAGCTGGCCGGCCAGACCGCGCGGGCCACGCAGGAGATCAGTACTCAGATCGCCCAGATCCAGAACGTCACCACCGAAACGGGGGATGCCGTGGCACGGATCGGCGGGCGCGTCGCCGAGATCGACGATGTATCGACTGCGATTGCCGCCGCAGTGGAAGAACAGAGCGCCGCCACGCAGGAGATCAGCCGCACTGTCAACCAGACCGCCGAAGCGGCGCAGACGGTCTCACGGCTCATGAACGAAGTGGTGCGGATTGCATCGGGCAGTGGCGAGCAGGCCGCCCGGCTTTGCCAGGAAGCCGAGGGCATCGCTCGCAGCACGGGCGAATTGCATACGTCATTGGTCCGGGTGGTACGTAACTCGATCGCCGATGCAAATCGTCGCATGCATCAACGCATGGTCGTCGATCTTCCCTGCGAAGTGTTGCTTAATGGCAACTCACGGATGGGACGATTGGTAGATATTTCCGCAGGTGGCGCGCGAGTGACCGGAGCCTTCAACGAGCGAACTGAGACGAAGGGGGAACTGATCGTGGCCACCTATGGATTGCGGATCCCCTGTAAGGTGATTGCCTGCGAGGCCTCCAATTTGCGGCTGGCATTTGCTGATGAAATTTCCTTGCCGCCGGCGCTGACGAGCAAGCGGGTCGCCTGACCGCTGCCGATGGAAGGCCTGCTTCCGGCCACCGCGCGTAGAGCGAAGCATGGACCCGACCTCTTTCGGAATTTGGGTTTATGACCAGAGCAGATGCCTTTTGCCGGCACGTTCGATGCTCTCCGGCCTCATACCCACCGGCCGAAGTATTGACCCATTCGGGTGTGGGCGGCCGGCTGATATGTCTTTGTTTCCGCACGCGGCCGCCCCACCATCCCCGCGCATATGCCGGTCAACCCTTCGGGCTGCCGGCATCAGAACGCATCTGCGCAGAGCAGGTCGATCTCATCGAGCGCCGCCCCCATGCCGAACCAGGCGGCATTGCCAGCCTCTCGCCCATCCGGTTCGATGCGATGTCGGAACCCCCAGCAAGGGGCCGCCGCCAGCACCGTCCCGCCGGTTCGCAGGGCCACATCTCGTGCCATTCCATAAAGCGCGACCGGCCCATCGGCAGGCGGGCACAGCAATATCGCGAGGCGCCCATTTACCTGTGCTTGCCGCAGCGCGAACAGTGCCGCGTCCGTCTCCACCGCCACCCGTGTCCCGGCGACAAGAATATGCGCCTGTTGGTCCTTCAATGCGGCCCGTAGCCCGGATACTGCACGGTGTGGCTGGGTCAGTCCCAGCAGGACCTGGGGGTGGTGTGGATGCTGCAGAACCGCCAATGTCTCTTCCCAGGCACCATCCGGTGCCCCCGGAAGCAGCGCGGGATCGGGCAACAGGAACGAAGGCACGGCGAACAGCGCCTCGGCCATGCGGCTGGCCAGGCTGGCGGGACCATCGGTGCAGGTCCTGATCAGCGCCCACCGCAGCGCATCGGACACATCGAGCGTCAGCAGGTCATCGAGATGCGCCGCCAGTGCAGGAGAAACCAGGGCGAAAGCCTCATCTGCTCCGCCGGCGCCCCATCTCTCGGGAAAGATCGCTGAAGCATCCGGCACAAGCCGTACCCCGGTCAGAACGGTGGCCAATGCCAACAAGGCCGGGGCTGGCGCAAACGGCCATGCAACAGCACCGCCCACATGCCACTGAATAGCAGAGGGGCCGGTCCATCCCGTACGACGCTGCAGCAATTTCGCGGGAAGCACTGTCACGGCCTGGGGATATGGGGAACTGGCCCCGGATACCGGGGGTGGACCGGGCCTGCTTTCAGCGCCGGTCGAACCATGAAGGACCGTAATGCCAGCATGACGGCGCGACAGCATGATGTGCAGACGGCGTGCCGTGGCGCCATCAAAAGCCAGCGCATCGGCCGGGTCGCAGACCATGAATCCGCCCCTGGGATCACCGAGCGCGAGCGATCCGCCGGGTAACAGGTACTGCCGCAGCGGAGGCCCTGTCGTCTCGTCCTCGGATCCGTCGAGGGCTGGCATGGCCGGTGGCGGAACCGTCACTTCCAGCGCAGCAAGGGTCGCGGCCTGGGTCGGCGCATCCATCCCGCCCCAGTACAGGTCAAGCCGCCGCAGCAGCGCCAGGGCAGCGGGATCGCCGAGGTCCAGAAGGCCCGGCACGGCCATCATCGGAAACCACACCGGAGCATGCACAGCTTCTCACGTCGTTTCACGGCAACGTCAACGCGACGCCTGTCATGCCTCGCTAGTGTTCCGATCATGATGGATGCATTCGCGCCGTCATATGAATCAAAGTACCAAATCAAGGGCTAATGCTGTGAGGTAACATTACTATCCATCAGCACCTGCAGCATTGGCGTTCGGTGTCATGACCCTACGCATCGTTCGTGCCGAAACCGGCGAAGTGACCCTGATCGACGAGACCGATGGAAGGGAATTGCTCGATCTGGTGCCACTTGGCGTGACAGGCGAAGAACTGACGGTGCTGCTGACACGGATCGAGATGGCGCTCGGCCTCACAAGCCTGCCACGCATCGCCGTTGGCTATCGCGAGGGCCTGATCGAGGCAGTGCATGCCGATATTTCCTGCGAAGTAGTACTGATCGAAGAAGACCCGTTCGACGAACCAGAAGTTACGCTGCGGCGGCGTGAGGTGATGGGGGATCCACATGCCACCGCGACCGCAATCGCCCGCGGCGAGGAACGTGCCCGGCGTCGCAACTGATTGCCCCTCGCCCCATGGGGGGTGA includes the following:
- a CDS encoding methyl-accepting chemotaxis protein, translating into MRDNGPVTTTEIVLPDDALLVSQTDTGGRITFANDTFVAISGYSREELIGAPHNLVRHPHMPKGAFRDLWTTVKAGRPWEGLVKNRARNGNFYWVRANVTPVVENGQICGYISIRTKPGRAEVAAADALYAAIREGRARGVRVQGGEVIHTGLLARLGCLWKGIASSTVLNLGIVYAAILTSLIAGNLGISAWTRGIGLLCVGLGVGATTMMTIQRTRRALRQIDKQVATLARGDLMAQIDNADVPELQRFGGFLRGLRAKLAYSAEVQAQQERDATTLRVNAVRDMADRIEIETNQAVASVAATTEAMANEANAMAAAAASVNGHANEVAHASAETLTNAQTVAAATEELAASIREIASRVSHASGITREAVRESNDTQETMTRLRTEVARIDQIAALIADIAGQTNLLALNATIEAARAGEAGRGFAVVAAEVKKLAGQTARATQEISTQIAQIQNVTTETGDAVARIGGRVAEIDDVSTAIAAAVEEQSAATQEISRTVNQTAEAAQTVSRLMNEVVRIASGSGEQAARLCQEAEGIARSTGELHTSLVRVVRNSIADANRRMHQRMVVDLPCEVLLNGNSRMGRLVDISAGGARVTGAFNERTETKGELIVATYGLRIPCKVIACEASNLRLAFADEISLPPALTSKRVA